The sequence GGGTCGGACGTGCGCTCGACCGCCTCGCCAACTACTACATCCAGCTGGCCGAAAAAATGTTCCCGGTAATCGAGATCGACGCGGACAGGTCCGTCGATGTCGTTCTCACACAAGGAGTCACTGTCGATGTCGAATCCAAACCAGAATAGTTTTCGCGCGCGAAAGCAGCTGATCGCGCCCTCCCTGTCCGCCATCGGCGTGATCATCGCGGGCATCGTCGCTGCCAATTCGGTGACCGCCGCAGAACCATCCTCCATACTTGCCAAGCAGGAGCTTGCGACCTCGCTTGCGCCCGCTTTGGCGTCCCCTATCACTGATCCCGCAGCGCCGTCGGCACCATCAACGGCAGGCGACCCAGCGACAGTCTCCCTGCGCCAGACGTTGACCCGCCTCTATCCCCACACCCGATTCGGCGATATCCAGCGCTCCGCCATCCCTGGCATATGGGAAGTGTGGATGGGTAATAACGTCGCCTACGTCAACGATGAGGGCCGGCACTTCATCTTCGGCCACCTCTACGACATGCAGACACAGACCGACCTGACGGCGGCAAAGAAAGAGCAGGCCAGTGTGCAGGCGGAGAGCGCTCGGCCCCGGATCAAGTTCGCCGACCTGCCGCTCGGCGACGCCATCAAGGCCGTTCGCGGCAACGGCCAGCGCAAGATGGCCGTATTCTCCGATCCCCACTGTCCGTACTGCCGCCAGCTGGAGCTGGAGCTGGCCAAGCTCGACAACGTCACGATCTATACCTTCCTGTACCCGATCGAGTCACTGCATCCGCAGGCCGCTTCGGTGGCGCAGTCGATCTGGTGTGCGAAGGACAAGAGCGCCGCATGGCGGCAGTACATGACAACCGGCAAAAAGCCCAAGGTCATCCGCTGCGACACACCGATCAACCGCAACGTCGCACTGGCCAACAGCGCCGGCATTTTCGGCACGCCATACCTGCTCTTCGCCAACGGCACTCAGGCGCCCGGCGCCATGCCGGCAGCCGCCCTCGAGCAACGACTGTCCAGCAACTAAGGAGGACACCATGATCGTACGCCTTGCCCTATCCATTGTCAGCGCCGCCGCGCTGACCGGCTGTATCTCGATGTCGGGGCTGACTGACAGCACAAAATTCGCCTGTAAGGCCCCCGCCGGCACCACCTGTACTTCCGTGAGCGGCGTGTACGCCAACTCATCGCTGAACAATGGACCCGCGCGGCCGGTCTCGCAACAGGTCGATACCAGCGGCCTGCCATCGTCCGCAGGCGCAACCGCGTTCCCTGTGCTCGCCGCCGGAATGCCTATCCGCAGCCAGCCGCGCATGCTCCGGATCTGGATGGCGCCATGGCGCGACGAGGACGACACGCTGCATGATCAGGCCTACATGTACGTGATGGTCGATCCAGGGCAGTGGCTTGTCGAGCGCAGCCGCGACGCCACGGTGCAAAAAACCATGACACGCCTGCAACCGCTCGGCAAGCCGCGCATTGCCGCAGCGGCGTCCAGTCAACCCGAACAGGCTGCAGCCGGAGAACAGCTGGCCAACGTCCGCAACAACGCGCAGGTGCAGCAGTCCGCCCGTGAGGCCGCTGTGGTGCCAGGCGCCCCGGAGGATGTGAAATGAAAATGAATACCGCCCTCAAAACCTTGTTCAGCCCGCTGCGCGATATGTTCAGCTCTCAGGAAGAGCAGCCCTACCAGCCGACGCCGCTGCGCGCCATGCGCGAGATCACCAACACCGAGAGCTTTCGTTCCATTCTGCCGCATTGCGCGTACGACGAGGTCGATGGCTTGTTCGTGCTCGACACCGGCGAGCGCGATCCGAAAGGGCGCAGCGACGCGCTGGGCATGGTAATTGAGCTCACGCCGCAGACCGGCGCCACAGAGGAGATGATCAACGTGCTCGCACCCATCATCGCAGGTGCGCCCGGCGGCACGTTCATGCAGTTCAGCCTATACGGCGGCTCACGCATCATCGACCGCATGAAGCTGTTCGCGCTGCTGCGCGACACCGATGCGCTCGAATCGCAAAGTGACGGCGAGCGGCGCAGCAAAGGACTGTTTCGCGCCATGGCGCGCCGCCGCATCGATTACTACCTGCGCGGCACCGCCAAACGCCTTGTTCCGCACATTCCATTTCTGGTGCGTGACTTCCGACTGGTGCTCTCCATCTCGCGCCACTGCGACCCGCGCGACCTGAAGATGATCGAGGAGTTAATGCGGATGCGCGACGGCGTCCACGCAACGCTCAAGGCTGCAAGCTTCGACTGTTGGAACTGGAGTCCGACCGATCTGATCAACTGGTGCTACGAGCTCACCAATCCAAACAAACTGCTGACGCGCTCGGCGCACTACAAGAAGACCTACGATCCCGGGCGCCTGATCCGGCATCAGATCGTTGACCAGGACACGGTCTGCACCCCAACCAACGACGGCAAGTCGCTACGATACGGCTTGCCTGGCGAGGCCAGTGAGGTCCATAGCCGGCTATACAGTGTCACGGGGTACCCGAAGGACTTCCCGTTATGGGGCATGGGTAACCTCATCGGCGACTACTACCATGGGCAGCTCGGCTATCCATGCCCGTTTGTCATCACCATGGGCATCCTGGTACTGGAGCAGGCCGACCACAAAAATGTCGCCCAGATCAAGGGAGCGCGCGCCACCACCAACGCCAGCTCGCAGATGGCGCGCTTCCTTCCGGAGTTTCAGGACAAGAAACGCGACTGGGACACGGTCAACCGTTCGTACGCCGCCGGCATGGGTGAGGTCGACATGTATCACCAGGTATTGCTGATGGCGCCCCCGGCTGAGATCGAGGCTGCCGAAACCGCCACCCGTTCGATCTGGCGCTCGCGCGGCTTCAACCTGGTGCCGATGCAATACATGCAGGTGCCGGGCATCCTGACCTCGCTCCCGCTGGGCTTTACGCCCACCATGCAGAAGTTCTACAAGCGCAAGGGACTCAGCTGCCGCAAGACCAGCCTCAACGCCGTCAATCTGGCGCCCCTGATCGCCGAATGGAAGGGAACCGCAACGCCTGTGCTGAATCTGATCGGGCGGCGCGGTCAGCTCATGAGCATCGACCTGTTCGACAACAAAGGTGGCAACTACAACTTTTCTTGCGCGGCTTCGTCCGGGTCCGGCAAATCTGTCCTGGCCAACGAGATCGCCTCGTCCTATCTCGGCGTGGGTGCCAAGATCTTCATCATCGATGTCGGCCGCAGCTACGAGAAGATTTGCCGCCGTTACGACGGGGAGTACATCGAATTCGTCAAGCGGCCTGACTTCCGTATCTGCGTCAACCCCTTCGACAACATCGTCGACATCATTGAAGACATGGAAATGATCAAGCCGCTGGTGGCGCAGATGGCCTCGCCCTCCGGCACGCTGACCGACCACGACCGTTCGCTCATCGAGATTGCGATCATCGAAAAATGGGCAGAAATGGGCAATCTGATGGAGATCACCGACGTTGCCGAGGCGTTAAAGAAGTGCAAGGACCGCAACGCCCGACGGTTGGGCGACCAGCTGTTCCCCTATACGCGTGAAGGCATGTACGGCATGTACTTCACCGGCAAGAGCAATGTCGATTTTAGCAAAGACCTGGTAGTCCTGGAACTGGAGGAGCTCAATTCCAAGAAGGACCTGCAGAGCGTCATCCTGTTCATCATGATGTTCCGCATCACCCAGGCGATGTACCACGACCGCCGCGATCGCAAAAAGATCTGCATCATCGACGAGGCTTGGGATCTGATGGACGGCGCCAACTCCGGCAAGTTCATTGAGGTGGGCTACCGCCGCGCCCGGAAGTACGGCGGCGCGTTCGGCACGTTGACACAATCGGTGATGGACTACTACAAGAACCCGGCGTCCCAAGCGGCGCTGGAAAACTCCGACTGGTTGTTCCTGCTCAAACAGAAAAAGGAATCGATCGAGCAACTCGACCGCGGCGG comes from Janthinobacterium sp. J1-1 and encodes:
- a CDS encoding TraV family lipoprotein — translated: MIVRLALSIVSAAALTGCISMSGLTDSTKFACKAPAGTTCTSVSGVYANSSLNNGPARPVSQQVDTSGLPSSAGATAFPVLAAGMPIRSQPRMLRIWMAPWRDEDDTLHDQAYMYVMVDPGQWLVERSRDATVQKTMTRLQPLGKPRIAAAASSQPEQAAAGEQLANVRNNAQVQQSAREAAVVPGAPEDVK
- a CDS encoding DsbC family protein; this encodes MSNPNQNSFRARKQLIAPSLSAIGVIIAGIVAANSVTAAEPSSILAKQELATSLAPALASPITDPAAPSAPSTAGDPATVSLRQTLTRLYPHTRFGDIQRSAIPGIWEVWMGNNVAYVNDEGRHFIFGHLYDMQTQTDLTAAKKEQASVQAESARPRIKFADLPLGDAIKAVRGNGQRKMAVFSDPHCPYCRQLELELAKLDNVTIYTFLYPIESLHPQAASVAQSIWCAKDKSAAWRQYMTTGKKPKVIRCDTPINRNVALANSAGIFGTPYLLFANGTQAPGAMPAAALEQRLSSN
- the traC gene encoding type IV secretion system protein TraC, which codes for MKMNTALKTLFSPLRDMFSSQEEQPYQPTPLRAMREITNTESFRSILPHCAYDEVDGLFVLDTGERDPKGRSDALGMVIELTPQTGATEEMINVLAPIIAGAPGGTFMQFSLYGGSRIIDRMKLFALLRDTDALESQSDGERRSKGLFRAMARRRIDYYLRGTAKRLVPHIPFLVRDFRLVLSISRHCDPRDLKMIEELMRMRDGVHATLKAASFDCWNWSPTDLINWCYELTNPNKLLTRSAHYKKTYDPGRLIRHQIVDQDTVCTPTNDGKSLRYGLPGEASEVHSRLYSVTGYPKDFPLWGMGNLIGDYYHGQLGYPCPFVITMGILVLEQADHKNVAQIKGARATTNASSQMARFLPEFQDKKRDWDTVNRSYAAGMGEVDMYHQVLLMAPPAEIEAAETATRSIWRSRGFNLVPMQYMQVPGILTSLPLGFTPTMQKFYKRKGLSCRKTSLNAVNLAPLIAEWKGTATPVLNLIGRRGQLMSIDLFDNKGGNYNFSCAASSGSGKSVLANEIASSYLGVGAKIFIIDVGRSYEKICRRYDGEYIEFVKRPDFRICVNPFDNIVDIIEDMEMIKPLVAQMASPSGTLTDHDRSLIEIAIIEKWAEMGNLMEITDVAEALKKCKDRNARRLGDQLFPYTREGMYGMYFTGKSNVDFSKDLVVLELEELNSKKDLQSVILFIMMFRITQAMYHDRRDRKKICIIDEAWDLMDGANSGKFIEVGYRRARKYGGAFGTLTQSVMDYYKNPASQAALENSDWLFLLKQKKESIEQLDRGGKLKLDEATKRVLLSVKTEQGLYSEIYINSPMGAGIGRLIVDPFTLLAYSTDPIDWNAIQQYRDQGLDVTDAINAVLQEREERAGSPA